CTAATGGACAATGGGTACTAGACGATATTCAGGACGGGCAACTTTCCCTAGCATTCGCCAAAACTAAAAACATAATTCCAGCAAACATAGCGCCAGCGAGTTAATTATTGGGATTCTTGGGGTACTATCTATAAAAATTCATTTCATCCATATATTTCCAAACCTCTGGTGGTAATAATGGCTTAATGTTTTTACCGTTTTTATGTTCCTTTCGTATAAACGTGGAAGAGATTTCCATAATAGGAGCATTTACCCGATGTATCTTTTCATGGTCTTGAAATTGATGCTCTATAGCACCTTCTGAAATTCTAGGGTACACATAAATGTTATGCAGATCTAAAATAGCCTCATAATTCTTCCATTTATGCAGCCCTTTTAAATTATCCTCACCCATTATCAACGAAAATTCATATCCATTTGGATACTTTTCCCCCAAATGAACAAGTGTATTTATCGTGTAATTCGGTTGGGGTAAGTTAAATTCAATATTACTAGGTTTTAGCCTATCGTACTCTTTTGTGGCTTCATATACCATCTCGAATCTTTGATGGTTGTCTAAAAGCGTTTTCTTGGTCTTAAACGGACTTTGTGGGGTTACTACGAACCAAACCTCATCCAAATCAGAAAACTCTACCATATGGTTCGCAATGACTAAATGACCAATATGAATAGGGTTAAAGGTACCAAAGTATAATCCTACCTTCTTCATAACATACTAGTCTTTGTCTTCAGAAACAAAATCTGCTACTAGATTCACCGCTTCTTTTAGAGCCACATCAAGATCATAATTTTTAATAATCTTATCAAATTGAGGTGCCGTAGCCAATTCTACCGATGCCTTTGCAATACGCATGTTAATTTTGTCTTCACTCTCGGTACTGCGTTTCTTAAGTCTTATTTTAAGCTCATCAACACTAGGGGGTTTTACAAAAACCGCCAAGGTCTGTTCAGGAAATTTCTTTTTAATACGTAATCCGCCAACAACATCAATATCAAAAATAACGTTCTTGCCTTCTGCCCATAAACGTTCTACCTCACTTTTAAGCGTACCATAGAAATTATCCCTGTAAACTTCTTCCCACTCCAGAAAATCATCATTTTTAATATGATTCTTAAATTCTGAAACCGACATAAAATAATAATGCTCCTTATTTTTTTCTTTCCCCCTTCTTGGGCGTGACGTCGCAGAGACCGAAAAAGCCAAATTCAGCTCTGGTTGCGCCAATAAATGCCGAACAATGGTAGTTTTGCCACTACCCGATGGCGCAGAAAAAATGATTAGTTTACCGCCTTTCATCTATAATACGTTTAACATTTGTTCTTTGATTTTCTCTAGCTCATCTTTCATTTGCACCACAAGCTGTTGCATTGGGGCAAAGTTGGCCTTAGACCCAATAGTATTGATCTCACGACCTATTTCCTGAGAAATAAACCCTAATTTTTTACCATTACTATCATTTGAAAGTAATGTTTTACTAAAATAATCCAAGTGATTGGCCAGCCGAACTTTTTCTTCGGTAATGTCATATTTTTCTAAGTAATAAATAAGCTCTTGCTCAAACCTATTTGCATCAACATCAGCTTTTATATCTTGCACCGCCTTTTCTAATCGCTCACGTATTGTTGCCTGTCTATCTGGGTCAATTGCGATCACCTCTTCCAACAATTTTTCCAAAGAAGCTATTCTATCTAAAAAATCCTTTTCTAAAACACTGCCTTCTTCGGATCTAAATTCATTGATCTCTTTTAAAGCACCTATTAAAGCTTCCTTTATGGCTTTATACTCCTCTTCATCAATATCTTCCTTATCTGTCTTCATGGCATCGGGAAAACGCAATGCCATTTCCAATAATCTAAGATCATCACCAGAAGCTATATTCTTTAATTGATTCATGTATTGCTTAACCGCTATTTCATTTACCTGAGTAGAGGTTTCATTACCGGTAAGTTCCACGTACAAGTTAAAATCCACCTTTCCACGTAACAAAGAATTAGCTACCAACTTTCTAAGTTCTAACTCTTTTTCACGATAACTGGAGGGCATACGCGCATTTAAATCAATACTCTTACTGTTAAGTGATTTGATTTCAACGGTAATCTTTTTATTAGGTAACTGAACTACATGCTTACCGAAACCGGTCATGGATTGAATCATAAATTCATTTTAAGATTAAGACAAAGGTAAGGTAATTGAAAAATCTAATGTAAAACCTATTACCATACATATGTAAAGAAGGAGTAAACAAAACCGAACTCTTGTTTACTCCTCAATTATTAAATTATTTTTTTAAAGCTCCCTAACCCAAATATTACGGAAACTTACGCGACTATCGTCGCCATGATCTTGTAACATTAAAGGTCCCTTGCCATGTGGTGGGTTTTTTGGCCATCCAATATATGGCGTTGTACCTTTTAGTTCAACATGGTCTTGAACCAACACGCCATTATGGATTACCGTGATATCGCCAGATTTTATTTTACCGCCATCTTTGTTGAATACCGGTGCGTGATAAATAATATCATAAGTATTCCATTCCCCTGTTGGCACAGAAGCCATAGCCAACGGCACGTGTTGCTTGTATATAGAAGCTACTTGCCCATTTACATAGGTTGGGTTATCATTTTGATCCAATACCTGTACTTCATAAATACCATTTAAAAACACACCACTATTTGCTCTATTTTGCCCTTCTCTCTGCACCGGTAAAGGAGATTTCCATTCTATATGCAATTGTACATCTCCAAAATTTTGCTTGGTCTGTATGTTTCCGGTCTTATCATTTACCGTCATACTTCCATCTTTGTTCAAGTGCCATTTAGCAGCCGTACTATCATTTGTACTTATCCAATTATTTAAGTCAGTACCATTAAAAAGCACAATGGCATCACTTGGGGCAGACCCAACCCCGCCAGGTTTAACAACAGGCACTTTGGGTTCATAGAATTCAGTTTCTTCGGGTTTTGTAGGCTCCTCGCCCATATACTCTTCATAAACGATCACGCTATCTTTAGCCTGCATAGTTTCTACAACATCGGTAGATACTTTTTCTTGGCAAGACACCAAAACCAAAATAGCCCCCAACATCATTAAAGTGTTATTCTTTCTCATAACCTAATGCTATTAAAGTTGTTTAATTTTAATATTTCTAAAAGACACCACGTTGTGGTGGTCTTGCAAACCAATTTTACCAGTGGTATACTTTCCAAATCCGTCCCATCCGGCAAATTTAGACTTTGCAACCATAGCGTCCCATTCATCGTTAGCTACCGGAAAAGTTACCATTTCTTCACCGTTCAAAGTAACACTACCCTTATGCACTTTATGGTTCACCGTAATGACCATCGTATTCCATTCACCTACTGGTTTGGTTGCATCTTTGGCAGGGGCTACCATATCATACAAAGCCGATGCTTGGTGCGTTGTACCCGCTTTGGCATCTGGATGCTTATCGTTATCTAAAATTTGAATTTCGGGACCGGTTTGATAACCCGTACCAAATTTCTCATCTTCGCTTACTCCCCAAAATACACCACTATTACCTGCTTCCGATATTTTCCAATCAAGTGTCAAAACAAAATCGGTATACTCTTTTCTGGTAACCAAATCATGGTTTTGTTGTTCTTCACCTTCCGCTGGTGGCGTATATACCAAGGCATCACCTTCAATTTTCCATGCATCACTTACGCCGTCAGTCTTAAACTCTTTCCACTGATCTAGCGAAGTACCGTCGAACAGTACTTCCCATTCATTTTCAACGACTTCAACTTCTTCTACTACTGTAGCGTTTACCGTTTCTTTCTTTTCTTGCTTACACGACATCATTGCCAATAAACAAGTGGCACTTACCAATAACTTCTTCATTTATCCTCTTTTTAAAGTCCTAACATTTTCTTCAACATTTCCTTATCTATTTCCGCACCGGCAAAATCATCAAAGGTCTTCTCAGTGGCCTCAATAATATGGTCCGAAATAAATTTAGCCCCTTCACGAGCACCTTGCTCCGGACTTTTAATACAGCATTCCCATTCCATTACTGCCCATACATCACATCCGTATTGCGTTAATTTAGAAAAGATGGTCTTGAAATCTATCTGTCCATCACCCAAAGAGCGATATCTACCAGCTCTATCTCCCCAATCATTAAACCCACCAAACGCACCTTTCTTACCTGTTGGGTTAAATTCTGAATCCTTTACATGAAAAGATTTTATAAATTCATGGTAATGATCTATATACGTGATGTAATCTAACTGCTGTAATACAAAATGGCTTGGATCATAAAGAATATTAACCCTTTTATGATTTCCCGTAGCCTCTAAAAAACGCTCAAAAGTATCGCCATCATGTAAATCTTCTCCCGGGTGAATTTCATAACATACATCTACACCTTCTTTATCAAAATGATTTAAGATCGGCAACCATCTATTTGCCAATTCTTCAAAACCCATTTCCACTAAACCGGCTGGTCTTTGTGGCCATGGGTGCATAGTATGCCATAGTAACGACCCAGAAAAAGTTGCGTGTGCGTTCAACCCTAATCTTCTACTGGCCGTAGCGGCTTTTTTAACCGTTTCTACTGCCCACTCTGTTCTTGCCTTTGCATTGCCACGTACATTATCGGGCGCAAAAGAATCGAACATAAGGTCATACGCAGGGTGTACCGCTACCAATTGACCTTGAAGGTGTGTTGAAAGTTCTGTGATTTCTAAGCCATATGAGTTTACTTTTCCCTTTAGCTCATCGCAATAGGTCTGACTTTCGGCCGCCTTGTCCAAATCGATTAGGAAACTTTCCCATGTAGGAATCTGAATTCCTTTGTAACCAAGGTCAGATGCCCATTTACACATTCCGTCAAGGGTGTTGAAAGGAGCTTTACTGTCTACAAACTGTGCCAAAAATACGGCTGGTCCTTTGATTGTTTTCATAAAAATTTACTGTCTGTTGTTTGATTTAGTTGTTGAAAAAGACACATTAAATGCATCAATTTATCTTATATTTAAGAATTGAATAGTGTTCTTCTCAATACTTTAAAGATTTGCTATAAATATAGGGAATACCATCAGAAAAAGATAAAAATTGAAGCATGAATCAAGATGAAATATTCGACGCAATCGTGGTCGGCACAGGAATAAGTGGTGGCTGGGCCGCTAAGGAATTAACAGAGAAGGGCTTAAAAACACTTGTCTTGGAACGTGGCCCTATGGTGAAGCATATTGAAGACTATCCTACCATGCACGATGACCCTTGGGATTACCCGTTAAAAGGTCAACTTTCTAAAGAAGATAAAGAAAAATACCATATTCAAAAACGGGTAAATTGGGCACCTACAGAAGATTCTAAACATTTTTTTGTCAATGACTTGGAACACCCTTATGTAGAGACCAAACGCTTTGATTGGATTCGTGGATATCAAGTAGGCGGTAGATCACTTACTTGGGGTCGACAAAGTTACCGTTGGAGCGATATTGATTTTGAAGCCAACAAAAAAGAAGGTATTGGCGTAGATTGGCCCGTAAGATATAAGGATATTGCGCCTTGGTATGATAAAGTTGAAGAATATATAGGTGTAAGCGGTGAGGCCTTAGGGTTAGATGTGTTACCTGACGGAATTTTTCAACCTGCCATGAAATTAAATTGTGTAGAAGAGGATTTTAAAAACAACGTTGCAGAAAAATTCGAAGACGGAAGATTGATTACCATAGGTAGGGCCGCACACATTACCGATCCCAATGCCACTTTTGAAGGTCGTGGTACTTGCCAAAACAGAGATCGTTGTTGGCGCGGCTGCCCATTTGGCGGTTATTTCAGTAGTAACTCATCAACATTACCGGCAGCGGAACGAACCGGAAACATGACCCTTAGACCAAACTCTATAGTGTATGAGGTTATCTATGATGATAATACCAAAAAAGCAACAGGCGTAAAAATAATAGATGCAGAAACAAATGAGAAAATTGAATTTAAGGCAAAGGTGATTTTTCTTTGCGCATCTGCAATGGCATCGGTCGGTATTCTATTACAATCCAAATCCAAACGCTTCCCGAACGGATTAGGAAACGATTCTGATGCTTTGGGAAGAGGAATCATGGACCACCATTATAAATTAGGTGCTACGGCAAAAGTTGATGGCTACCTAGACAAATACTATAAAGGAAGGCGAGCCAACGGGTTTTACATACCACGTTTTGTAAACTTGAACGAAAAAACAAAACGGAATGGATATTTACGAGGTTTTGGCTACCAAGGCACGGCCAGCAGGGGAGATTGGTCAAAAGAAATTGGAGAACTTTCATATGGTAAAGACTTAAAGGAGTCTGTATTGAAACCAGGTCGCTGGACCATTGGCGTAACGGGATTTGGTGAGTTTTTACCCTATGATGATAATAGAGTAACCCTAAGCCCTACCGAAAAGGACAAATGGGGTTTACCTCAACTAGCTTTTGATGTAGAGTTTAAAGAGAACGAGTATAATATGCGTGAAGACATTAAAAAAGAGATTGTTACCATGTTCAAAGCTGCAGGCTTTAAAGATGTAGCTTCTTATGAAGAGTCTAGCGGACCAGGTTTGGGCATTCACGAAATGGGTGGCGCCAGAATGGGGTACAGCGCAAAGACCTCAATAATCAACAAGAACAACCAAGTACATTTAGTACCCAATGTGTATGTAACGGATGGCGCTTTTATGTCTTCGTCTAGTTGTGTAAACCCATCTTTGACCTATATGGCATTTACTGCCAGAGCTGCAAACCATGCAGCCGAACAGTTAAAAGAAGGTAAATTTTCTTGATACTGAAATTTATTATAAAGAATAGCGTTTACTACAAACTATACATTACAGAAAATATTAATCTATGGAGAATGCATCGGCAAGAAACATGTGGGGAAGTTATTTAAAAAACCACTTGGAAGACGTTTTTCACGAAACGCCTAAAACTATGTATTTTGGCGACAATGAAACCGACGCAAATGAGAATGCCAATTTAATTAAAACCGGTGTTAAAAAAGCGATTACACATTCTTTGTTAGGCCTACAAAACCGTCATGAACCCTTACCTAAAATAGGAGACTATATTGTGGTAACCAATTATAATGGTGAAGCACAATGCATAGTTGCTACCACCGCAGTTACAATTAAACCTTATTTTAGTATTGATTCGGCTTACGCCCAACTTGAAGCAAACGGGGATAAAACGTTAGAGTACTGGAAAAAATACCATTGGGACCTTTTCAGTAGAGAGTTGCAAAAATTCAATAGGGAACCTAGGGAAAGTATGATCGTTGTCTGTCAAGAATTTAAAATGGTACATTCCTAGTTTTTCATTTTACAACATAAAAAAGAGCCGCAAAATGCGGCTCTTTTATTTTCTACGATATAATGGATTAGTTTTCTAGCGCTACCCAATTATTACCGCTTTTGTGCGATTCTACGGTAGCTTCTATGAAATTCATACCGCGAACACCATCTGCCATGGTGGGGAACTCGCCATCATTGTAATCTTCTCCTCTAATGGCCTTTGCAACACCTTTGTAAATATTCGCCATAGAATCAAATATACCTTCAGGATGACCTGCTGGCAATTTTGTTCCGTCTAATGATAATTCAGAGTTATAGGCATGACCAGGCTTATAAACTTGCGTAGGCTCCGTATCACTTAATTTATATAAAAAATTAGGTCGTTCTTGCTCCCATCTAAATGCTCCTTTTTCACCATAAATAGCAATAGCCAAACCATTTTCCTCACCTGTGGCAACCTGGCTACCTCTAATAACACCTTTTACATGATCTCCCATGCGAATAAGTACGGTACCATCAACATCCATTTGATTGTCTTCGTATAGGTAATTGAAATCACAAAGTAGCTCTTTAACTTTTAATCCGGTAGTATATTCTACCATATTAAAAGCATGAACACCTATATCGCCCATACAAGAACTAATACCCGCTTTTTTAGGATCCAATCTCCAAACTGAAGATCTTTTCTCTTTATCATGTATAATGGTATTGATCCACCCTTGGTAATAAACGGCATCAACCTTATGTATTTTACCCAAAGCACCTGCTTTGATCATTTCACGCATTTGACGTACCATTGGGTATCCGGTATACGTATGTGTCAAAGCAAAAACGGTACCTGCTTTGGCATGTGCCTTTTGTAAATCCTTGGCTTCCTCTAACGTTGTGGTCATTGGCTTTTCGCAAATAACACTAAAACCATTGTCCAATAACTTCTTTGCCATTGGGTAATGCAAGAAATTTGGTGTTAGAACAGAGCATACCTGTATACGCTCATCTTCAGGCAATTTCAACTCCTCTTCTATAAGGGTGTCAAAATCTTTGTATATTCTATTTAAGGGTACATCTATTTCCTTTGCAAATGCAATACTGGCATCATGATCCGGATTGAACACAGCACCTGTAATTTGGTAATTGTCATTAATAAAAGAAGCTACTCTATGTAAAACTCCTATAAGTGAATCTCCTCCTCCACCTAATATTCCTAATCGTATTTTCTTTGGCATTTTTGTTGTTGTTTAAATTGAAAATAATATTTACTAAAATTTGTTGGATTACTATTATCTATTTTGAAATATTGAAGCCATTTATCTATAAAATAAAGGCTATTTGTACTAATGGTCTATTGATTTTTGGGGCTTAAATTAAAGAATTTATCTAAGATTGATAATCTATTTTCTCCGTTTTGAAAAAAATAGCGAATAAAATAAAAACAACTAATGCAAAACCAGCCGGATACATCCAAATGGTTTGCCATATATGTTTCCCATCATTTATTACATACGCAGAAGATATTTTACCTGCTACCCAAAAACCTATGAGCATACCTACCCCATAAGTTGCCAATGTAATTAGACCTTGGGCAGAGCTTTTAAATTTTTCACCAGCTTTGCTATCCGTATAAATCTGTCCTGAAACAAAGAAAAAGTCATAACAGATTCCGTGTAATGCAATTCCGATTATCAGCATAAAGCCTAGCTCGTTTACATCTCCAAAGGCAAAGAGCAAATAACGTACTACCCAAGCGGCCATGGCAACAAGAATAGTTTTCTTAAAACCGAACTTGGTGAAAAAATAGGGCAATAAAAGCATAAAGGCAATTTCAGAAACTTGCCCCAATGTCATTTTACCGGTAGGATTGTTCATTCCTATCTCTA
The sequence above is a segment of the Maribacter dokdonensis DSW-8 genome. Coding sequences within it:
- a CDS encoding ASCH domain-containing protein, whose protein sequence is MENASARNMWGSYLKNHLEDVFHETPKTMYFGDNETDANENANLIKTGVKKAITHSLLGLQNRHEPLPKIGDYIVVTNYNGEAQCIVATTAVTIKPYFSIDSAYAQLEANGDKTLEYWKKYHWDLFSRELQKFNREPRESMIVVCQEFKMVHS
- the nadD gene encoding nicotinate (nicotinamide) nucleotide adenylyltransferase, which produces MKKVGLYFGTFNPIHIGHLVIANHMVEFSDLDEVWFVVTPQSPFKTKKTLLDNHQRFEMVYEATKEYDRLKPSNIEFNLPQPNYTINTLVHLGEKYPNGYEFSLIMGEDNLKGLHKWKNYEAILDLHNIYVYPRISEGAIEHQFQDHEKIHRVNAPIMEISSTFIRKEHKNGKNIKPLLPPEVWKYMDEMNFYR
- the gmk gene encoding guanylate kinase, coding for MKGGKLIIFSAPSGSGKTTIVRHLLAQPELNLAFSVSATSRPRRGKEKNKEHYYFMSVSEFKNHIKNDDFLEWEEVYRDNFYGTLKSEVERLWAEGKNVIFDIDVVGGLRIKKKFPEQTLAVFVKPPSVDELKIRLKKRSTESEDKINMRIAKASVELATAPQFDKIIKNYDLDVALKEAVNLVADFVSEDKD
- a CDS encoding YicC/YloC family endoribonuclease; translated protein: MIQSMTGFGKHVVQLPNKKITVEIKSLNSKSIDLNARMPSSYREKELELRKLVANSLLRGKVDFNLYVELTGNETSTQVNEIAVKQYMNQLKNIASGDDLRLLEMALRFPDAMKTDKEDIDEEEYKAIKEALIGALKEINEFRSEEGSVLEKDFLDRIASLEKLLEEVIAIDPDRQATIRERLEKAVQDIKADVDANRFEQELIYYLEKYDITEEKVRLANHLDYFSKTLLSNDSNGKKLGFISQEIGREINTIGSKANFAPMQQLVVQMKDELEKIKEQMLNVL
- a CDS encoding Gfo/Idh/MocA family protein produces the protein MPKKIRLGILGGGGDSLIGVLHRVASFINDNYQITGAVFNPDHDASIAFAKEIDVPLNRIYKDFDTLIEEELKLPEDERIQVCSVLTPNFLHYPMAKKLLDNGFSVICEKPMTTTLEEAKDLQKAHAKAGTVFALTHTYTGYPMVRQMREMIKAGALGKIHKVDAVYYQGWINTIIHDKEKRSSVWRLDPKKAGISSCMGDIGVHAFNMVEYTTGLKVKELLCDFNYLYEDNQMDVDGTVLIRMGDHVKGVIRGSQVATGEENGLAIAIYGEKGAFRWEQERPNFLYKLSDTEPTQVYKPGHAYNSELSLDGTKLPAGHPEGIFDSMANIYKGVAKAIRGEDYNDGEFPTMADGVRGMNFIEATVESHKSGNNWVALEN
- a CDS encoding 3-keto-disaccharide hydrolase, with translation MRKNNTLMMLGAILVLVSCQEKVSTDVVETMQAKDSVIVYEEYMGEEPTKPEETEFYEPKVPVVKPGGVGSAPSDAIVLFNGTDLNNWISTNDSTAAKWHLNKDGSMTVNDKTGNIQTKQNFGDVQLHIEWKSPLPVQREGQNRANSGVFLNGIYEVQVLDQNDNPTYVNGQVASIYKQHVPLAMASVPTGEWNTYDIIYHAPVFNKDGGKIKSGDITVIHNGVLVQDHVELKGTTPYIGWPKNPPHGKGPLMLQDHGDDSRVSFRNIWVREL
- a CDS encoding 3-keto-disaccharide hydrolase; amino-acid sequence: MKKLLVSATCLLAMMSCKQEKKETVNATVVEEVEVVENEWEVLFDGTSLDQWKEFKTDGVSDAWKIEGDALVYTPPAEGEEQQNHDLVTRKEYTDFVLTLDWKISEAGNSGVFWGVSEDEKFGTGYQTGPEIQILDNDKHPDAKAGTTHQASALYDMVAPAKDATKPVGEWNTMVITVNHKVHKGSVTLNGEEMVTFPVANDEWDAMVAKSKFAGWDGFGKYTTGKIGLQDHHNVVSFRNIKIKQL
- a CDS encoding GMC oxidoreductase, giving the protein MNQDEIFDAIVVGTGISGGWAAKELTEKGLKTLVLERGPMVKHIEDYPTMHDDPWDYPLKGQLSKEDKEKYHIQKRVNWAPTEDSKHFFVNDLEHPYVETKRFDWIRGYQVGGRSLTWGRQSYRWSDIDFEANKKEGIGVDWPVRYKDIAPWYDKVEEYIGVSGEALGLDVLPDGIFQPAMKLNCVEEDFKNNVAEKFEDGRLITIGRAAHITDPNATFEGRGTCQNRDRCWRGCPFGGYFSSNSSTLPAAERTGNMTLRPNSIVYEVIYDDNTKKATGVKIIDAETNEKIEFKAKVIFLCASAMASVGILLQSKSKRFPNGLGNDSDALGRGIMDHHYKLGATAKVDGYLDKYYKGRRANGFYIPRFVNLNEKTKRNGYLRGFGYQGTASRGDWSKEIGELSYGKDLKESVLKPGRWTIGVTGFGEFLPYDDNRVTLSPTEKDKWGLPQLAFDVEFKENEYNMREDIKKEIVTMFKAAGFKDVASYEESSGPGLGIHEMGGARMGYSAKTSIINKNNQVHLVPNVYVTDGAFMSSSSCVNPSLTYMAFTARAANHAAEQLKEGKFS
- a CDS encoding sugar phosphate isomerase/epimerase family protein — translated: MKTIKGPAVFLAQFVDSKAPFNTLDGMCKWASDLGYKGIQIPTWESFLIDLDKAAESQTYCDELKGKVNSYGLEITELSTHLQGQLVAVHPAYDLMFDSFAPDNVRGNAKARTEWAVETVKKAATASRRLGLNAHATFSGSLLWHTMHPWPQRPAGLVEMGFEELANRWLPILNHFDKEGVDVCYEIHPGEDLHDGDTFERFLEATGNHKRVNILYDPSHFVLQQLDYITYIDHYHEFIKSFHVKDSEFNPTGKKGAFGGFNDWGDRAGRYRSLGDGQIDFKTIFSKLTQYGCDVWAVMEWECCIKSPEQGAREGAKFISDHIIEATEKTFDDFAGAEIDKEMLKKMLGL